The Prochlorococcus marinus XMU1412 genome includes the window TCAGTTTAGCATTTAATTTTTTGCCATTGGTTAAACCTACAATTACCTTATCTGATCCATTCACTACATGAGCATTGGTCATTACAAGTCCATCTGCAAATATAAATCCACTGCCTTGGTTTTGCTCTATCCTTGGTCGATTTTCGTTAGGCAAATCTAATCCAAAAAATCTTTCAAAATATGGGTCTAGAAATAGTTGAGAATTTCTTGGAAAATTTCTTTTTTTAACATATCTTTGCGTATCAATTGTGACCACAGCTGCACCGGTTCTTTCTACAGCTTTAGTTATAAAAGATTTGTTCGAATATAAATTAACTTCATTAATTTTTGGTTTACTTAATTGTTGCGATATGACTTTTGCAGGATATCTAATGCCCACTGTAATTAATGAGGTGATTAGTAATAGATTTTGGATGTCTCTTTTCAATTTTGATTTTTTTATGTTCTTCGAGAGATTTAATACACCATATAAGTGTAATTTAAATATACCTACTAATTAAATTTATTGAATCAAGAGAATAATTTAATAACTTAAAGTAGCTAAATTTCTTTTTTTCGGGCTATGATGTTAAAAATAAAACTAACTAATTTATAAGTTCGATGACTATCCTATTTCCAATAATATATTCTGCAGCCTTAACTTATTTAGTTTGGAAAGCATTTAAAGTTATGTCTAATGGCTGGGGTATATCCGATAATAAAAATCAACGATTGAGTACTTCCAGTTTTAAACAAAAAAAGTACACAATACATCCAGAACTTTTAGATAAATCAGGAAATATAACAGAAGAGGAGCTACTAACAGTGAGATTTTCTAATGACAATGACTCTACATTAGAAGAAAAAGGTTCAACAACTGATTAATCAAACTATATCTAAGGAAAAAAATTGGAATTAAGAACAAAAATTGTCTCAGCAGTAATAAGATCACTCAAGTTACCACCAAGGTTTCGTTTAAGAATGGTTAAAGAAGATCCAGTGAGACTTGAACTAAGTCTTACTCCTTCTTACGGTAAAAATCCAGTAATTGTTGGTATAGTTGAATCTTTAGACTTAGTCGCTCGAAGAGATAGAGAAGGTAGACTACCCAGAGATCTTCAAGGGACTTGGGATTGGACAGTAAGACATGGAAAAGTTAGTACAGGAGGTTGGAATCCTATGTTAAAAGAGGCATTGCAAACAATGTTTGATACAGGATTGCCAGCTATTGTATTCGAGGAGTTAACTGGAGATGAGTATCGACCTGTTGATGGTGTAAGACATGTTAAATAAATAATTAATTTTTTATCATAAATTCTTCCTTAAAACGTTAAAATAGCTTGATAGATAACCTAGTTAATTATGAATAATGACAATC containing:
- a CDS encoding DUF2973 domain-containing protein, producing MTILFPIIYSAALTYLVWKAFKVMSNGWGISDNKNQRLSTSSFKQKKYTIHPELLDKSGNITEEELLTVRFSNDNDSTLEEKGSTTD